In Candidatus Binatia bacterium, the sequence ACCCTCTTGATCAAATCACTGAGTATGGCAGGGTTTGAACACTGACCTGCAAGGAGGCTCCACATGGCGATTGAAGAAGGCCAGCCCGCACCGGATTTCACCCTCGTCGACGCCACCGGCAAGAAAGTCTCTCTCAAGGACTTCGCCGGCAAGGACGTCATTCTGTACTTCTACCCCAAAGACGACACGCCCGGCTGCACGAAGGAAGCCTGTGGCTTTCGCGACAACGGGAAGGCTCTCGCCAAAGCCAATGCCGTTGTCCTCGGCGTCTCCGCTGACAGCGCGCCGTCGCACCAGAAGTTCATCGCCAAGTACAAGCTGCCGTTCCCTTTGCTCTCCGACCCGGAGCGCACGGTGATGGAGGAGTACGGCGCCTATGGCGAGAAGATGATGTACGGGAAGAAAACCACCGGGGTCATCCGCTCGACGGTGTGGATTGGTCCGGACGGTCGCGTCAAGAAGCATTGGGCGAAGGTAGCGAACGCCGAGGCGCATCCAGCCCAAGTGTTGCAAGCGCTGACCGGCGGCAAGTAGCGTCCGGTCACGCGGCGTCCGCCTCGAAGCCGTTGGCGGCGTCGGAGCGGTGCGCGCCGTTGATTCCGACGCCGTCGTGGCGTATCGGAGCGGCTGGGGCATTCGAGTCCGGGGCCGAAACGCATTTCATACGAGGAGATCGTGATGAGCAAGTTGTGTGAAGGTCGGGTCGCTATTGTCACCGGTGCCGGTCGCGGCATCGGCCGGGAGCACGCCATCATGCTGGCTGCCCATGGGGCCAAGGTGGTCGTCAACGACCTCGGCGGTGAACGCGACGGCACCGGCCGGTCAGAGGGGCCGGCAGCTGAAGTGGTGCGCCAGATCGTTGCTGCCGGCGGCGCGGCCGTCGTCAACGCCGATGACGTCAGCAATTGGGAGGGCGCCCAGCGCCTGATCCAGCAGGCCATCAGCACATTCGGGCGCTTGGACGTGGTGGTGAACAACGCCGGCATTCTGCGCGACCGCATGCTGGTCAACATGAGCGAGGCGGAATGGGATGCCGTCATCAAGGTGCACTTGAAGGGCACCTTCGGACCGGCACACTTCGCGGCGGCCTACTGGCGCGATCAAGCCAAGGCCGGCAAGGCCGTCGACGCACGCATCATCAACACGACATCCGTGTCCGGGATCTACGGCAATCCGGGACAGACCAACTATGGCGCCGCCAAGGCAGGGATCGCCGCCTTTACCATCATTGCGGCGCGGGAACTGGGACGGTACGGCATAACCGTGAACGCCGTGGCGCCCGGGGCGCTGACGCGGATGACCGAAGATATCGGTATGGGGCGCGGCACCGATGAGGAGAAAGCCACGCTGCATCCGCGCTGGATCGCCCCCATCGTTACTTGGCTGGCAAGCCCCGAATCGAAGCACATCACCGGACGGGTCTTCGAGGCCTCCGGCCAGGTGCTGGCGATTGCTGAGAGCTGGCACCGCGGCCCCGTGACCAAGCCGATCGAGGACCCCGCCACCATGGGCCCGGTGGTCGCGGAGCTGATGCGGACGGCTCGCAAGAACGCCGGCATGAACGGGCAGGATCTCGACTAGGGCCTGCGGCCAGCGTTCTTTCGGCGGGCCGCTCCCCGCCCGCACTCCAGAGGCTTCCGGCGGACGTGTTGGGTCGCTCAGGCTTCCCCCAAGTCCGACAGGCTCCTATAGGCCTGCGGCCAGCGTTCTTGATCGGGCTTCGCACCTGCCGCTTTCAGCTCTTCGCTGTTCCCTCGAGCGGCTGGTAGTACGGCTTACCCGCTTGTGCCCATTCGGAGTACATCTCGAAAAACGCGGGCCCCATCGGGTCCACGCCGCGGATCGGCATCGAGCCGCGGCGGATGGTGAAGTCGTGTGGTGCCAACTCGCCCGCCCGGACGAAGTGCCGTTCCCCCACCGCCGGTTTTCCGGCCTGGTGCAGATACCACCCCAAGGCAAACTCGGCGCGTGCCAGTTGCTCTTCAGCGGTGGGCCGCACTTGGAGCTTTCGGACTTCATCGGCAGCCAACGGCGTCTTGCCCTCCTTCACCCACGCCCGCAGGGCTGCCAGATGTGGGGCCGACGGGATGCCGTGCATGTCCTTGAACATGTCGGTGCCGAAGGCGACATCGTTGGGGCGCACGATGTGGCCCTGCTCGTCGATCCACACGACGGTGGGCACATTGACGATGCGGTACAGGTCGGCGAGCCGGTGTTCCGTATCGATCAGGCTCGGGTGTGACGGCCTGGCGGCTTCGACGAATGGACGCGCATCCTCGGCACTCTTGTCGAGGGCGACGGTGACCACGGTAAAGCCGTGATCCTTGAGCTCGGCGTACATTTCCTGCCAGACCGGCAGGTCATAGCGGCAGCCTCACCACGAGGCATAGGCGACGAGCAGGACCTTGTTTCCGCGGTACTCGGATAAGGAATGCAGCGTGCCGTTCAGGTCCGGGAGGGTGAAGTCCGGCGCCTGCAATGACGCGAGCTGTGCCGCACGCTCAGCGGCCGAGGCGCCGAGATAGGCGACGCGCTCTTCAACGTCCATCGCCAGCGGCCGAGAGAGCAAGCCGGCGAAGCCGGCAAGATCGACGCCGGTTTGAGTGACCAGATCCGCATGCCCGCGCACGGGTACGCAGCGATCAT encodes:
- a CDS encoding SDR family oxidoreductase, which codes for MSKLCEGRVAIVTGAGRGIGREHAIMLAAHGAKVVVNDLGGERDGTGRSEGPAAEVVRQIVAAGGAAVVNADDVSNWEGAQRLIQQAISTFGRLDVVVNNAGILRDRMLVNMSEAEWDAVIKVHLKGTFGPAHFAAAYWRDQAKAGKAVDARIINTTSVSGIYGNPGQTNYGAAKAGIAAFTIIAARELGRYGITVNAVAPGALTRMTEDIGMGRGTDEEKATLHPRWIAPIVTWLASPESKHITGRVFEASGQVLAIAESWHRGPVTKPIEDPATMGPVVAELMRTARKNAGMNGQDLD
- a CDS encoding TlpA disulfide reductase family protein, with amino-acid sequence MNTREFTLLDEGKVCTVAATISDNGVHLSPAALREALGWELKPQGLCKDDRCVPVRGHADLVTQTGVDLAGFAGLLSRPLAMDVEERVAYLGASAAERAAQLASLQAPDFTLPDLNGTLHSLSEYRGNKVLLVAYASWUGCRYDLPVWQEMYAELKDHGFTVVTVALDKSAEDARPFVEAARPSHPSLIDTEHRLADLYRIVNVPTVVWIDEQGHIVRPNDVAFGTDMFKDMHGIPSAPHLAALRAWVKEGKTPLAADEVRKLQVRPTAEEQLARAEFALGWYLHQAGKPAVGERHFVRAGELAPHDFTIRRGSMPIRGVDPMGPAFFEMYSEWAQAGKPYYQPLEGTAKS
- a CDS encoding peroxiredoxin, whose product is MAIEEGQPAPDFTLVDATGKKVSLKDFAGKDVILYFYPKDDTPGCTKEACGFRDNGKALAKANAVVLGVSADSAPSHQKFIAKYKLPFPLLSDPERTVMEEYGAYGEKMMYGKKTTGVIRSTVWIGPDGRVKKHWAKVANAEAHPAQVLQALTGGK